Proteins from a single region of Eublepharis macularius isolate TG4126 chromosome 9, MPM_Emac_v1.0, whole genome shotgun sequence:
- the ZC3HC1 gene encoding zinc finger C3HC-type protein 1, whose protein sequence is MAAPSPAAAAPGPESEEGGPGGKAKSPAVTPQKIRELIDGGIAPEEAGLEGKDTSALSDAANGPSQVDELPFETTSKEAFFSRVETFTSLKWAGKPHELSPLICARYGWTNIECDMLKCASCQAYLCASLQLAFDFSKYKERCLELKKALCSAHEKFCFWPDSPCPDRFAILLVDEPLALLSDFLERFQSLCQLELQLPSLKPEDLKNMSLTEEKISLLLHLIEEELDHKVEGEKTAAKRPSDLLQVHIPACVLALCGWASSPSSGSIPLPLITCCRCMRKVGLWGFHQVESAVPEMDPSVSLMTTPSNPTDGRSDKVPAVPTSPRRMITRSQDTAFPLGSEQQREKSPSPVISRMRSWDSSTPGERLDGEAASPTTRSRPVTRSMGQGEACGLGAEVPSSPHRRAKRARLCSSGSSDSCTRSFFSPVSQHRDWCPWVNAVKETDASENNRGQVDGVLRKADLGWQVVLKVLLASKQTDGLAEMESESLSVKSCKVFRIFRQWEAACSSSL, encoded by the exons ATGGCGGCGCCCAGCCCCGCAGCCGCCGCTCCTGGCCCCGAGAGCGAGGAGGGCGGCCCGGGGGGCAAAGCCAAGTCCCCCGCCGTCACCCCGCAGAAGATCCGGGAGCTGATCGACGGGGGCATCGCTCCGGAGGAGGCTGGCCTGGAAGG AAAGGACACTTCTGCCTTATCTGACGCTGCAAACGGACCCTCCCAGGTTGACGAGCTGCCTTTTGAAACAACCAGCAAAGAAGCTTTCTTCAGCAGGGTGGAAACGTTCACC TCTCTCAAATGGGCAGGCAAGCCCCATGAGCTGTCTCCCCTGATCTGTGCCCGATATGGATGGACCAACATTGAGTGTGACATGTTGAAATGCGCCAGCTGCCAGGCCTACCTCTGTGCCAGTCTACAACTGGCTTTCGACTTCAGCAAGT ATAAGGAGAGGTGTTTGGAGTTGAAAAAAGCCTTGTGCAGTGCACATGAGAAGTTCTGTTTCTGGCCAGACAGTCCCTGCCCAG ATCGCTTTGCCATCTTGCTGGTCGATGAACCCCTGGCCCTTCTCAGTGACTTCCTGGAGCGGTTTCAAAGCCTTTGCCAGTTGGAGCTTCAGTTGCCCTCCCTGAAACCGGAAGATCTGAAAAACATG TCCTTGACGGAAGAGAAGATCAGCCTTCTCCTGCATCTGATTGAGGAAGAACTTGACCACAAAGTGGAGGGTGAGAAGACGGCAGCCAAGCGCCCGTCAGATCTTCTCCAGGTCCATATTCCCGCTTGCGTCTTGGCACTCTGCGGCTGGGCTAGTAG CCCTTCTTCCGGATCCATCCCTCTCCCCTTAATCACCTGTTGTCGCTGCATGAGGAAggtggggctgtggggcttccacCAGGTGGAGTCTGCTGTGCCTGAGATGGACCCATCTGTTAGCCTGATGACCACACCCTCCAATCCTACTGATGGGCGATCAGACAAAGTCCCAGCTGTCCCCACGTCTCCGCGCCGCATGATCACCCGAAGCCAGGATACAGCCTTCCCCCTTGGCTCTGAGCAG CAGCGTGAGAAGAGCCCGTCTCCTGTGATCAGCCGCATGCGTAGCTGGGATAGTTCAACACCCGGCGAACGCCTTGATGGAGAAGCAGCCAGCCCCACCACCCGGAGTCGCCCTGTGACCCGCAGCATGGGGCAAGGCGAGGCGTGCGGCCTGGGCGCAGAGGTGCCGTCCAGTCCTCATCGGAGGGCCAAGCGGGCACGCCTGTGCTCTTCTGGCAGCTCG gaTTCCTGCACCCGGAGTTTTTTCAGTCCTGTCTCTCAGCATCGTGACTGGTGTCCTTGGGTCAATGCGGTAAAGGAGACGGACGCCTCTGAGAATAACAGGGGCCAAGTGGACGGGGTGCTGAGGAAGGCGGACCTTGGCTGGCAAGTCGTCCTGAAGGTTCTCCTGGCTTCCAAGCAAACGGATGGTCTGGCAGAGATGGAGTCGGAG AGCCTTTCCGTGAAATCCTGCAAGGTGTTCCGGATCTTCCGACAGTGGGAGGCAGCCTGCTCTTCTAGCCTTTGA